A region of Reichenbachiella carrageenanivorans DNA encodes the following proteins:
- a CDS encoding vWA domain-containing protein yields the protein MGEEQNSGANWYALDWFKPSTFENFQWDNVIFLYAFALIPLFILIWWLWSLSKKKNLAIALVRKDIKWSPSALLRHLPNLIFLIFVSLLVIALARPQKTNEKVEQWTEGIDIMLVIDISESMQIEDFKPNRLEAAKDVARNFIAGRFQDRIGLVVFSGEAYSRSPLTSDYELLGEYIDGISFDLIEKGGTAIGSALAVATNRMRESDSKSEVMILLSDGDNTAGNIDPVTAAELASAYNIKIYTIAIGKEGKVPFGKDFFGRTRYVENTLDETTLRKIAEIGHGKFYRVSDNQALESVFELIDKYEKAEIKENRFRDTTDFYPIYLKWAIVMLLFWMMLKSTFVSNVLQD from the coding sequence ATGGGTGAGGAACAAAACAGCGGAGCTAATTGGTATGCATTGGATTGGTTCAAACCATCCACGTTCGAGAATTTTCAATGGGACAATGTAATTTTTCTTTATGCTTTTGCATTGATTCCACTATTCATCCTCATCTGGTGGCTATGGAGTCTGAGCAAGAAGAAAAATTTGGCCATCGCTTTGGTCAGAAAAGATATCAAATGGAGTCCGTCGGCACTACTCAGACACCTCCCTAATCTCATTTTTTTAATTTTCGTCTCTCTATTGGTTATTGCGCTGGCTCGCCCACAGAAAACCAACGAAAAAGTAGAACAATGGACGGAAGGGATCGACATCATGCTGGTGATAGACATCTCAGAATCGATGCAAATTGAAGATTTCAAACCCAATAGACTCGAAGCCGCCAAAGACGTGGCACGCAATTTTATCGCGGGTAGATTTCAAGACCGTATCGGCCTGGTCGTTTTCTCTGGAGAGGCGTACTCTAGGTCACCACTTACCTCGGATTACGAACTATTAGGCGAGTACATCGATGGCATTTCGTTTGACCTGATCGAAAAAGGTGGAACGGCCATTGGGAGTGCGCTGGCCGTAGCAACCAATCGTATGCGCGAATCCGATTCCAAATCGGAGGTAATGATCCTTCTCAGTGATGGAGACAATACCGCAGGGAATATAGATCCTGTAACGGCTGCAGAGCTTGCTAGTGCGTATAACATCAAAATATACACCATCGCCATAGGCAAAGAAGGCAAAGTCCCTTTCGGCAAAGACTTTTTTGGCCGAACCAGATATGTGGAAAATACCCTGGACGAAACCACTCTGCGCAAGATCGCGGAGATAGGTCATGGCAAGTTCTACAGAGTATCTGACAACCAAGCCCTAGAAAGTGTATTCGAGCTGATCGACAAGTATGAAAAGGCAGAAATTAAAGAAAACAGGTTTCGAGACACCACTGATTTCTATCCCATTTATTTAAAATGGGCCATTGTTATGTTATTGTTTTGGATGATGCTCAAATCGACCTTTGTGAGCAACGTACTACAAGACTAG
- a CDS encoding ATP-binding protein — MASSDLYKSKGDSCANVLDYEHAVQYYEQALRFDEQDSSLQVYLNLHNLIGGIYYKQGFFIKADKQFGLVLQVAGEHQYYKEKATALMGQSHILWRYGDNVASIEKVLSSIDLFKSLADTVQIVEASNILGGIYLSTGEISKAKEIYEETLAIAMASMDSAGMASSLEYHGVIKYFENDMMQAIKYYNSSLAINLKIKNELDAGITYGNLAEAYLRMNDYKQALEYLSISEDILLRHNFNSGLIFTNSCIGESWVGLRNYKQAHERYNKSLELIALTGELREKPRVLALISACFATEGKYYEAYQVHQDYAIAQDSFNIINQNEKLMNIMSKYEFEKKEQENLFLQKENQIKELELASKQSVIKFQYLAGGVLIFFLIITLYLFVRLYKNKVLLDQSNQAKDKLFGFIAHDIKSPLANIQMMVQMLDQGLDLDKSERSKFLSGLSESASSVVQLTDDLIAWSLAHQRGIELKPTNVLIGEVVKETLDLFRTQIQFKKIEVDSDILPYISARVDQKAFSFICRNVISNAIKFSERGGEISIRVVEIEPKGKKGAMVGLKIRDEGVGMTKDQVAQLLSEQIYESTRGTVNEKGSGLGLNMVKEFVEKSNGHIKIKSKPGEGTKFSVFLPTDTD; from the coding sequence ATGGCATCCAGTGATTTATATAAATCAAAGGGTGATTCCTGTGCCAATGTGCTGGATTATGAGCATGCAGTACAATATTATGAGCAGGCTTTGAGGTTTGATGAACAGGATAGTTCACTACAGGTCTATTTAAATCTACACAACCTTATCGGGGGGATATATTATAAACAGGGCTTTTTTATTAAAGCCGATAAGCAGTTTGGTCTCGTACTTCAGGTTGCAGGTGAGCATCAGTACTATAAAGAAAAAGCAACGGCACTCATGGGGCAGTCGCATATCCTTTGGAGATATGGAGACAATGTAGCGTCTATTGAAAAAGTGCTCTCCAGTATAGACCTGTTTAAATCATTGGCAGATACCGTTCAGATCGTAGAGGCATCTAACATTCTAGGGGGTATTTATCTGAGCACAGGAGAAATCTCAAAAGCGAAGGAGATTTATGAAGAAACTTTAGCCATAGCTATGGCGAGTATGGATTCTGCGGGTATGGCTAGCTCATTAGAATATCATGGCGTAATCAAATATTTTGAAAACGATATGATGCAAGCGATCAAATATTACAATAGTTCATTAGCAATCAATCTTAAAATAAAGAACGAGTTGGATGCTGGAATTACTTATGGCAATTTGGCTGAAGCTTACTTGCGGATGAATGATTACAAACAGGCTTTAGAATATTTATCCATATCAGAGGATATTTTGCTAAGGCATAATTTTAACTCAGGTTTAATCTTTACGAACTCCTGCATTGGGGAGAGTTGGGTGGGGCTTAGAAATTATAAACAGGCACATGAGCGATATAACAAAAGCCTTGAACTCATAGCGCTGACAGGCGAATTAAGAGAAAAACCGAGGGTGTTGGCACTTATTTCTGCCTGCTTTGCTACTGAAGGTAAATATTATGAAGCCTATCAGGTGCATCAGGATTATGCGATTGCTCAGGATTCATTCAACATCATTAATCAAAACGAAAAGCTCATGAACATCATGAGTAAATATGAATTTGAAAAAAAAGAGCAAGAGAATTTATTCCTGCAAAAAGAAAATCAGATAAAAGAGCTTGAGTTGGCTTCAAAACAGTCAGTTATCAAGTTTCAATATCTAGCAGGAGGAGTGTTGATCTTTTTTTTGATTATTACGCTTTACCTGTTTGTTAGGCTATATAAAAATAAAGTATTGTTGGATCAATCCAATCAAGCGAAAGACAAACTGTTTGGTTTCATCGCTCATGATATTAAGTCGCCACTGGCTAATATTCAAATGATGGTACAAATGCTTGATCAAGGGTTGGATTTAGACAAGTCGGAGCGCTCAAAATTTTTATCAGGTTTGAGTGAGTCGGCATCTTCCGTTGTGCAGCTGACGGATGACTTGATTGCATGGTCTTTGGCACACCAAAGAGGGATCGAGCTTAAGCCGACTAATGTTTTGATTGGTGAAGTGGTGAAGGAAACTCTAGATCTTTTTAGGACACAAATCCAATTCAAGAAAATTGAAGTGGATTCGGATATTTTACCCTATATCTCAGCTAGGGTGGATCAGAAAGCTTTTTCATTCATTTGTCGGAATGTGATATCAAACGCAATAAAATTTTCTGAACGGGGAGGAGAAATTAGCATTCGTGTGGTTGAAATAGAACCAAAAGGAAAAAAAGGAGCGATGGTTGGGTTGAAAATTAGGGATGAAGGTGTAGGAATGACCAAAGATCAGGTCGCTCAGCTCCTCTCAGAGCAGATCTATGAATCCACCAGAGGAACAGTCAATGAAAAAGGGAGTGGCTTAGGCCTCAATATGGTCAAAGAGTTTGTGGAGAAGTCTAATGGTCATATTAAAATTAAAAGCAAACCAGGAGAGGGGACTAAATTTTCAGTTTTTCTCCCTACTGATACAGACTAG
- a CDS encoding MBL fold metallo-hydrolase encodes MLKILKMTLLTIVLAIIAIVVLVITFFKTAPQIGGKSTGQRLEKMKTSKYYEDDVFVNLADIETNFPLSKSFEIMGKMMVNTKPREPQEQIETVSFDKATWQQRNEDELMVSWFGHSSAIFKIDGKTILADPVFGERASMFSFIGPKKFDYTNYMSVDRLPEVDLVIISHDHYDHLDYPTILALKDRVTKFFVPLGVAGHLEAWGIPAEQIQTFDWWEHATLSDQVRLTFAPTQHFSGRGLSDKMSTLWGSWVIEGSTQKIYFSGDSGYFDGFKTIGEKFGPFDFVLIECGAYNKEDWGDIHMQPEESVQAAVDVKAEIAMPIHWGKFNLAFHPWKEPVQRFLKAAAEHNLPTHTPNVGEMLIIPSEVRGAHWWENYK; translated from the coding sequence ATGCTTAAAATACTTAAAATGACGTTATTGACTATCGTGTTGGCTATTATCGCCATAGTAGTACTGGTTATTACGTTTTTCAAAACGGCACCACAGATCGGAGGTAAGTCTACAGGCCAGCGCTTAGAGAAAATGAAAACTTCCAAGTATTATGAAGATGATGTGTTTGTGAATTTGGCAGACATCGAAACAAACTTTCCGTTGTCCAAATCCTTTGAAATCATGGGCAAGATGATGGTGAATACTAAACCTCGCGAACCACAAGAGCAAATAGAAACGGTCTCTTTCGATAAAGCCACTTGGCAGCAACGCAACGAAGACGAATTGATGGTAAGTTGGTTTGGACATTCTTCAGCAATTTTCAAAATTGATGGCAAGACTATCTTGGCTGATCCTGTATTTGGTGAGCGAGCGTCTATGTTTTCGTTTATAGGGCCTAAGAAGTTTGATTATACTAATTACATGTCGGTAGATCGTTTGCCAGAAGTGGATTTGGTGATTATTTCGCACGATCATTACGATCATTTAGACTATCCTACCATTTTGGCTTTGAAAGATCGTGTAACCAAATTTTTTGTACCCTTGGGAGTGGCGGGTCATTTGGAGGCTTGGGGTATACCTGCTGAGCAAATTCAGACTTTCGATTGGTGGGAGCATGCTACTTTGAGCGATCAGGTAAGGCTCACTTTTGCACCTACTCAGCATTTCTCAGGACGAGGCTTGTCTGATAAAATGAGTACTCTTTGGGGGTCTTGGGTAATAGAAGGCAGTACACAAAAAATCTATTTTAGTGGAGACTCAGGATATTTTGATGGTTTCAAGACCATCGGAGAGAAGTTTGGTCCTTTCGACTTTGTACTGATAGAATGCGGTGCTTACAATAAGGAAGACTGGGGAGATATACATATGCAGCCTGAGGAGTCTGTGCAGGCAGCGGTAGATGTAAAAGCTGAAATCGCCATGCCTATCCATTGGGGAAAGTTTAATCTGGCTTTTCACCCATGGAAGGAGCCTGTGCAGCGTTTTTTGAAAGCTGCAGCTGAACACAACCTACCTACTCATACGCCCAACGTTGGGGAGATGCTAATCATCCCTTCTGAGGTTCGGGGTGCACACTGGTGGGAAAATTATAAATAA
- the murB gene encoding UDP-N-acetylmuramate dehydrogenase, with amino-acid sequence MPQFLKEAPLSKFNTFGIDAVADFMIEVSNNQEIKESMVWADQERLTPVILGGGSNVLFTQPSYPLVIVNRLMGIEKIKEDEEYVWVRSGAGEVWHQLVLYCITQGWGGVENLSLIPGTVGAAPMQNIGAYGIEIKEVFESLEAIHLTTFEVKKFSKADCQFGYRESVFKKDLKGKYFITSVVLKLTKVHQLNTSYGAIGDVLSGKGITNPTIKQVSDAVIEIRQSKLPNPAEIGNAGSFFKNPVVSNRQFKQLRAIYPEMPNYPQPDGQVKVPAGWLIEKCGWKGSRFGAIGVHENQALVLVNHGGGSGKDIKALAMKIRKSVQDKFEIDITPEVNML; translated from the coding sequence ATGCCTCAATTTTTAAAGGAAGCTCCTCTTAGCAAATTCAACACTTTCGGAATCGATGCTGTCGCAGATTTTATGATTGAAGTGTCTAATAATCAGGAAATTAAAGAATCTATGGTGTGGGCGGATCAAGAGAGATTGACTCCTGTTATTTTGGGTGGTGGTTCTAATGTTTTGTTTACTCAGCCGAGTTATCCATTGGTCATAGTGAATCGACTCATGGGGATCGAAAAAATCAAAGAAGATGAAGAATACGTTTGGGTACGATCTGGAGCAGGAGAGGTTTGGCATCAGTTGGTGTTGTATTGTATAACTCAAGGGTGGGGAGGAGTAGAAAATCTATCGCTTATCCCAGGTACAGTGGGAGCGGCACCTATGCAAAATATAGGCGCTTATGGTATAGAAATTAAAGAAGTTTTCGAATCTTTAGAAGCAATCCACCTGACTACCTTTGAGGTGAAAAAATTCAGCAAGGCTGATTGTCAGTTTGGCTATCGCGAAAGTGTATTTAAGAAAGACCTGAAAGGTAAATATTTTATTACGTCAGTGGTGTTGAAATTGACCAAAGTACACCAGCTCAATACCAGCTATGGAGCGATAGGAGATGTATTGTCAGGAAAAGGAATTACAAACCCTACCATCAAGCAGGTGAGCGATGCTGTGATTGAGATTAGACAATCCAAACTACCCAATCCCGCAGAAATAGGAAATGCAGGAAGCTTTTTTAAGAACCCTGTAGTCTCTAATAGACAGTTTAAACAGCTGCGAGCGATTTATCCAGAGATGCCTAATTATCCACAACCTGATGGACAAGTGAAAGTGCCTGCGGGATGGTTGATAGAGAAATGTGGGTGGAAAGGTAGCCGGTTTGGTGCTATCGGTGTACATGAAAATCAAGCACTTGTTTTAGTGAACCATGGAGGCGGAAGTGGAAAAGATATCAAAGCATTGGCCATGAAGATCAGAAAATCCGTACAAGATAAATTTGAGATAGATATTACCCCTGAGGTAAACATGCTCTAA
- the gyrB gene encoding DNA topoisomerase (ATP-hydrolyzing) subunit B — protein MSEDKKKPNGEYSASNITVLEGLEAVRKRPAMYIGDVGFKGLHHMVWEVVDNSIDEALAGHCDTITVTINEDNSISVSDNGRGIPTDMHEKEGRSALEVVMTVLHAGGKFDKDTYKVSGGLHGVGVSCVNALSTMLEVTVHRGGKIYQQEYSKGIPKYSVKETGTTDITGTFVHFMPDSEIFTVSEYKYETVATRLRELSFLNAGIRISLTDKREKDEEGNYISEEFFSDGGLVEFVKYLDSSREKLIPDPVYMEGEKGDIPVQVALTYNTSYTENVVSYVNNINTIEGGTHVAGFRRALTRTLKAYADKSGLLEKAKVEILGDDFREGLTAIISVKVQEPQFEGQTKTKLGNSDAMGAVDTSVSEILNNYLEEHPKEARMIVQKVILAAQARQAARKAREMVQRKNVMSGSGLPGKLADCSSRDAAECELYLVEGDSAGGSAKQGRDRKFQAILPLRGKILNVEKAQEHRIYENEEIKNMITALGIKFGTEDDPKGLNMEKLRYHKVIIMTDADIDGSHIRTLILTFFFRYMKDLIDNGYLYIALPPLYLLKKGKQERYAWSEEDRERVTRELAGDGKEDAVGLQRYKGLGEMNPEQLWTTTMNPEFRSLKQVTIESAAEADHIFSVLMGDEVAPRRDFIEKNAKYAKVDV, from the coding sequence ATGAGCGAAGACAAGAAGAAACCAAACGGAGAATATTCAGCCAGTAATATCACGGTTCTAGAAGGACTAGAAGCAGTAAGAAAAAGACCTGCCATGTACATTGGCGATGTGGGATTCAAAGGTCTCCATCACATGGTTTGGGAAGTGGTGGACAACTCAATTGATGAAGCACTGGCTGGACATTGTGACACCATTACGGTAACGATCAATGAAGATAACTCTATCTCCGTATCTGACAATGGTCGTGGCATCCCCACTGACATGCACGAAAAAGAAGGAAGATCAGCACTAGAGGTAGTGATGACCGTACTTCATGCAGGAGGCAAATTCGACAAAGACACATACAAAGTATCTGGCGGTCTTCACGGCGTAGGCGTATCTTGTGTGAACGCCCTATCAACCATGCTAGAAGTAACCGTCCATAGAGGCGGGAAAATATACCAACAGGAATACTCTAAGGGTATCCCCAAATACTCGGTAAAAGAAACTGGCACAACTGACATCACAGGCACATTTGTTCATTTCATGCCTGATTCAGAAATTTTCACGGTAAGTGAATACAAATACGAAACTGTAGCCACCAGACTCCGAGAACTTTCATTCTTGAATGCTGGTATCAGGATTTCATTAACTGACAAAAGAGAAAAAGACGAAGAAGGCAACTACATCAGCGAGGAATTCTTCTCAGACGGTGGATTAGTTGAGTTTGTGAAATACCTAGACAGCTCTAGAGAAAAATTGATTCCAGATCCTGTGTACATGGAAGGTGAAAAAGGAGACATTCCTGTACAAGTAGCCTTGACCTACAACACCTCATACACTGAAAATGTGGTCTCTTATGTAAACAACATCAACACGATAGAAGGTGGCACACACGTAGCTGGATTCAGAAGAGCACTCACCCGAACATTGAAAGCATACGCCGACAAGTCTGGATTGCTAGAAAAAGCAAAAGTGGAGATTCTTGGTGATGACTTTAGAGAAGGCCTTACTGCTATTATCTCTGTAAAAGTACAAGAGCCACAGTTTGAAGGGCAAACAAAAACTAAATTAGGTAATTCGGACGCCATGGGCGCTGTAGATACTAGTGTAAGCGAAATCCTAAACAACTACCTAGAAGAGCATCCTAAAGAAGCTCGAATGATCGTGCAAAAAGTAATTTTGGCCGCACAGGCAAGGCAAGCCGCACGTAAAGCGAGAGAAATGGTACAGCGTAAGAACGTGATGTCTGGCTCTGGTCTCCCTGGCAAATTGGCCGACTGTTCTTCTCGTGATGCCGCAGAATGCGAACTATACTTGGTAGAGGGAGATTCGGCAGGTGGATCTGCCAAACAAGGTAGAGATAGAAAATTTCAAGCTATCCTTCCGCTAAGGGGTAAAATTCTAAACGTAGAAAAGGCACAAGAACACAGAATCTACGAAAACGAAGAAATCAAAAACATGATCACTGCTTTGGGTATAAAGTTCGGCACCGAAGATGACCCAAAGGGATTGAACATGGAAAAACTGAGATACCACAAAGTAATCATCATGACGGATGCAGATATCGACGGTAGTCACATTCGTACGCTGATTTTGACCTTCTTCTTTAGATACATGAAGGATCTGATTGACAATGGCTACTTGTACATTGCCCTTCCTCCACTTTATCTTTTGAAAAAAGGCAAGCAAGAGCGTTACGCTTGGTCTGAAGAAGATAGAGAAAGAGTGACCAGAGAATTGGCTGGTGATGGCAAAGAAGATGCCGTAGGTCTACAGCGATACAAAGGTCTTGGAGAGATGAATCCTGAGCAACTCTGGACTACCACTATGAATCCAGAATTCAGATCTTTAAAGCAAGTGACAATCGAATCTGCCGCAGAAGCTGATCACATATTTTCTGTATTGATGGGTGATGAAGTAGCACCACGTAGAGACTTCATCGAAAAAAATGCGAAGTATGCCAAAGTGGATGTTTAA
- a CDS encoding DUF423 domain-containing protein: MNKKALVLGAVFGLLTVMIGAFGAHALKDLLEENGRLEVFETGVRYQFYHAIALLVCGLLDEKLVGSWVAKATYLFSIGVLVFSGSLYILSITNVAIFGAITPIGGLMLMGGWLCLIAGIVKSKV, encoded by the coding sequence ATGAATAAGAAAGCTTTAGTGTTGGGGGCAGTGTTTGGTTTGCTGACAGTGATGATTGGTGCTTTTGGTGCACATGCTTTGAAAGACCTTTTGGAAGAAAATGGTCGCTTAGAGGTATTTGAGACAGGTGTCAGGTATCAATTTTATCATGCAATAGCACTATTAGTCTGCGGGCTGCTGGATGAGAAATTGGTAGGCTCCTGGGTGGCAAAGGCCACTTATTTGTTCTCGATTGGGGTACTTGTATTTAGTGGTTCGCTATACATTTTGAGCATTACAAACGTGGCGATTTTTGGAGCGATTACTCCTATAGGTGGTTTGATGCTGATGGGAGGGTGGTTGTGCCTAATTGCTGGTATTGTGAAAAGCAAGGTGTAA
- a CDS encoding pyridoxal-dependent decarboxylase, which produces MFWEKYSRQKIRDIVFESIDRNLNYRVSPPIGLPASYLDPKVFYSDAPFLSEAPFMSTMLANPNHIGCHTMGDSEPVFKGTQALEQELIALCATEIFGAASDAVDGYVASGGTEANIQAFWVMRNYFVEAHEARHEEIAMVYSSDAHYSMPKGVNLLNIKSIVASVDDETRLIVLDDLKTDLIKAKAVGVKHFILVMNMSTTMFGSVDDMAGAVDLFQSLDLNFKIHVDGAYGGFIYPFSAEDPLYSFQNQHVFSFSLDAHKMLLSPYGTGVVLIRKGYISYAMTKEANYVKGKDYTLIGSRSGANAVAIWMIMRAYGSDGWKAKIANLLERTDWLCEQLTKRGISFYRHPKMNIVTLRPDKVDPLLAEKYFLVPDDHDDPMWWKIVVMDHVTEGILDQFLLDLDKTLTNE; this is translated from the coding sequence ATGTTTTGGGAAAAATACAGCAGGCAGAAGATAAGAGACATCGTCTTTGAGTCGATCGATAGAAATCTAAATTACCGGGTGTCGCCACCTATAGGCTTGCCTGCATCTTACCTCGATCCCAAGGTTTTTTATTCAGATGCTCCTTTTTTGTCTGAGGCACCATTTATGAGTACCATGTTGGCTAACCCTAACCATATAGGCTGCCATACCATGGGCGACTCTGAACCAGTATTTAAAGGTACGCAAGCCTTAGAACAAGAACTTATAGCATTGTGTGCCACGGAAATATTTGGTGCGGCTTCTGATGCTGTAGATGGCTACGTGGCATCGGGAGGTACAGAGGCCAATATTCAAGCATTCTGGGTGATGAGAAATTACTTTGTGGAAGCGCATGAGGCTAGGCATGAGGAGATTGCGATGGTGTATTCTAGCGATGCTCACTATTCTATGCCCAAAGGAGTTAACCTGCTGAATATAAAATCTATTGTAGCATCTGTAGATGATGAGACTCGTTTGATTGTGTTGGATGACCTAAAAACAGATTTGATAAAGGCAAAAGCAGTAGGGGTCAAGCATTTTATTTTGGTAATGAATATGTCTACGACCATGTTTGGCTCGGTCGATGATATGGCTGGAGCTGTTGATTTATTCCAATCACTCGATTTGAATTTTAAAATCCATGTAGACGGTGCATATGGTGGCTTTATTTACCCCTTTTCAGCGGAAGATCCGCTGTATTCTTTTCAGAATCAGCATGTATTTTCGTTTTCCCTAGACGCACATAAGATGTTGTTGTCTCCCTATGGGACAGGTGTCGTACTGATTAGAAAAGGTTATATCAGCTATGCGATGACGAAGGAGGCTAATTATGTAAAAGGAAAAGACTATACGCTCATAGGTAGTCGCTCTGGAGCTAATGCAGTAGCTATATGGATGATTATGCGCGCCTATGGTTCCGATGGATGGAAAGCTAAGATTGCAAATTTACTAGAGCGCACAGATTGGCTTTGTGAGCAATTGACCAAAAGAGGAATATCTTTTTATAGACACCCGAAAATGAATATTGTAACGTTGAGGCCAGATAAAGTTGATCCATTGCTGGCGGAAAAATATTTTTTGGTACCTGATGATCATGATGATCCTATGTGGTGGAAAATAGTTGTAATGGATCATGTGACCGAGGGAATACTCGATCAGTTTTTATTAGACTTGGATAAAACATTAACAAATGAATAA